From a single Nicotiana tabacum cultivar K326 chromosome 8, ASM71507v2, whole genome shotgun sequence genomic region:
- the LOC107772180 gene encoding (+)-neomenthol dehydrogenase: MASRQSELSSSCSTLLKARWWSKETVAIVTGANKGIGFAFVKRMAELGLTVVLTARDNARGMEAVESLKKLGLSIYYHQLDVSDTSSIQTFASWFANNFTGLDILVNNAAVSFNDIHENSVEHAETVISTNFYGPKRLMEELWPMFRCSSTVARILNVSSRLGLLSKLRNDKLRMILLDEKNLSETQIEEMVNLFLEDVKNGTWETKGWPELWTDYAVSKLALNAYTKVLARDYTGKGISVNCYCPGFTQTAMTGGKGKYTAQCAAEIGVRLVLLPPEELPTGKFYLGSNPPNLYSKI, encoded by the exons ATGGCATCAAGACAATCAGAACTGTCTTCTTCATGTTCCACCCTTCTTAAAGCCAG GTGGTGGTCGAAAGAGACAGTGGCAATAGTGACAGGAGCAAACAAGGGCATAGGTTTTGCCTTCGTAAAAAGAATGGCAGAATTGGGATTAACAGTGGTTTTAACTGCAAGAGACAATGCAAGAGGAATGGAGGCAGTTGAGTCCCTAAAGAAATTAGGCCTATCTATCTATTATCACCAGCTTGATGTGTCAGATACTTCCTCCATTCAAACATTTGCTTCATGGTTTGCCAACAATTTCACTGGCTTAGATATATTG GTAAATAATGCAGCTGTATCATTTAACGATATTCACGAGAACTCTGTGGAACATGCCGAGACGGTAATATCTACAAATTTTTATGGACCCAAACGACTCATGGAAGAGCTCTGGCCCATGTTTCGTTGTTCTTCCACTGTCGCTCGAATTCTTAATGTTAGCTCCAGACTTGGGCTTCTTAGT AAGCTCAGAAATGACAAACTAAGAATGATTCTATTGGATGAGAAAAACCTATCAGAGACACAGATCGAAGAAATGGTGAATTTATTTCTGGAAGATGTAAAAAATGGGACATGGGAAACCAAAGGTTGGCCAGAGTTATGGACAGACTATGCTGTATCAAAGCTTGCATTGAATGCATACACTAAGGTCTTGGCCAGGGATTATACAGGAAAGGGAATAAGTGTTAATTGTTATTGCCCTGGATTTACACAGACTGCTATGACTGGTGGCAAGGGCAAGTACACGGCACAATGCGCTGCTGAAATCGGAGTAAGACTGGTTTTGCTACCACCAGAAGAGCTTCCAAcagggaagttttatttagggtcTAATCCTCCAAACCTTTATTCCAAGATTTAA